Below is a genomic region from Brassica oleracea var. oleracea cultivar TO1000 chromosome C9, BOL, whole genome shotgun sequence.
ATTAGATATATGTTCCTAAAAATATTGATATTTGTGATTTGATTCTTTTTTGGATATTGTATTTTAGTATTTGATTTGTTATATAGAGTTACGGATATCCAGATTTTTTTGTTCAAATCAAAATGGATAACGAATCGGATCAAAATTTATGAATATTTTGCTCAACTTTATCTGTAAACAATAAAAATAATATATATATATATATATAGTTTGGCTTTTGATTCGTTATCTATTTTTATTCGAACCGAAAAATCTAGAGTTTTATTGGAACCATGTATGTTAGTTTTATATTAAAAAAGTGCAAAGTAAATAGTGTGAACACATTTATGAATGTATTGCGAACGCGTTAGCTACTTATTATCAAATCATTGTAAGATTGTCACGTGTCTATTATAGTGTGAATGTATTTATTACAATACTTCTTTTTTAATATATAAGGAACAAGGAACCAATTCCTACAAGGACAAACCCAAGTAAGAATTGATAAGAATAACCAAAACCTAATTTGTACATTTTTAAGCTCGTTACAAACGTGCGTTGGCCTTGTTTCTCGTTACAAAAATGTCTCATGAACCCACAATAAGAAACATGGCATGCTCTTCGAACCTAAACCACGAGAATCACCTAAAGATAGACTAGAGGTAGCCAACAAACAAAATCTTCAAATAGAATAACCCAAAAATACCTATTTGGTAAACTCCTTATATAACCAACTTTCAGTTTGATCCTTTGTAATAATTACGACAAGAGAGCAAAAGAAGAAACATAACCTAACAAAAAAAAAAGATGAAAATGGTCGGAAGGATCTTTCTCCTTTTCCTCTCCATCGTCGTCACGGTGGTCATCGCCGGAAAAGCTCCACCACCAACATTCACCGAGACAGGCAAAGCTCTAGCCGAGAAACTCTGCGAGAAATCTGAAGACAAAGCGTTTTGCGTTGCGAGCCTAACCTCACGTCACGAGTCAGAAACCGCAACCGCGCCTAAACTCGGCGTGATAGCGTTAAGCGTCGCGTCCACAAACGCTTCGGACACATCTTTCTACATCAAGTCCAAACTGAAGCAGAGGAACCTCGAGCCGGCGTTGGAAGACACGCTCGACGACTGCTCCAAGAACTACTTAGACGCAGTCGCGCAGCTCGACGATTCTCTCGCCGCTTTGCTCGCGAACGCGTTCATTGACGTTGATATTTGGCTTAACACGGCTATTAGCGATGGAGAGGCTTGTGAAGATGCTTTGAGCGAACGTGCTGGTAATGATGCTGAGCTTGCTCGCAGGAACACTAACTTCTTGAAGCTTTGCAAGGACGCTCTTCTCATCAACACTATCTTAACTCCATAAGCTTACTGTTGTGGTTACTTGGTTTATATGTATGTATTTGTTATAATATCTAAAAAACGGTTTGGTTTGATTTGTGGGTGTAAACGAAACGATATGTGATATACTTGTTTTGGGAAAATTTTGAATGAGCATATTGGAGTATATATATAATTATATGGGCTGATGATATATTTTCCCGCAAAAAATATTATATAACATCAGATATCTCTATTGATTTATAACTTCGCGTTATTTTCAAGTTATAAATTTATTCTTCATAAATTATAAGTTGTAAATTTATTTCTCTCCAAGTTAATAGAATACATATATCATTGTATACAAATACAAATAAAACATAAACAAAATATTCTGACTGCATTTCACAAATTTATATGTACATATGTTTTTTTTTTTTTTTGAAAAGGAACCGAAAACCTAATTTCAAAAATTCATTATTCTACCCCATCCGTTTTCTAAGATATTTTTTTTGGAAAAAGTTGTTTATAGTTATGTTTTTGTTTTTTTTCATTAGTGGGTTATAACAATAAATTTTAAACTTAAAATCAAGTTAGGTTTATTAAACTACTATTAGTTTAACGTTATTAAAACTTGATAGATATAGAAAAAATTAAAAAAATAATATATATATCCAAAAAATTAATAAAAACAGAGAAAAATTATAATTCTAATGTGTTTGTATCTACATTTCCACAACATCTAACAAAAATCAACACACATATATTTCATTCCCTTTATACTTTTTCAAACACGAAAAAAAATCCAAAAGTTATACCATATGTTTTATTACATAGTTATATCCAAAATTTCATAATTTATTAATATATAAAGACTAAAAGTAACAATATTATCAAAGTTTATGAAGTTTAAATTGCTATGCTTACAGCTAAATATAGTTTTTAAAATAGCCGCATTCTTATATGCTATTATAAGCATTTAATAAAATGAACACATGTTATTGGAGTGGGCAGTTTTTTATATAAATTCCCAAATCCTAAAATATTGATTTCAGAAAGTATATTATTAACACAAAGGGAAGGGGGCCAATAGTTGTTTGACACATTTATTTACCACAAAGGGGGAAAAAAATATCTTTGCAATTTTCCTCTTGTTAGTTAGTCTGCGGAGGGCATTTGTGTGGTCAGGACTTTACCTAAAGAGTTCATTATCTCTCTCTCTCTCTCTCTCTCTCTCTCTCTCTCTCTTCTTCTTCCTCACATCACTGTGCGCTTCTCTCTTCTCTCTCTATATTCTATCCTTTCAAAAATCGCCAAAAACTTTCCGAAATTTCGCTCGCCCCTCTTCCTCCGTAAGCGTTCTAAACCGCCGTCTCTTCCATTTTTCGGAATCTGGAGACTTGTGAATACTTTTCAGATCAAATGGTGGATCGACGATTCAGCGCGATTGATTTGCCTCATTAGCAATGACTTCTGCTTCTTCCATGTCCGGTGCGTACTCCCTTTGTTTTTCTTTAGCAGTGAGAAAGAACGAGTCTTTAAACGACTGTGTTGCAGGGAAGCTAGTTTAGTTCTCGTTCGTGTATTCACCTGTTATGTATTGTGTGTATGCGTGCGAGGGAGAAAGAGAGAATCCAAACCACTTGCGGGTGATTTTTTTATTTTTTATTTTTTTCTTTCCTCGTGTTTGTTGGCTCACTGATCAAAGGAAAGGTTAGATTTAGAGTGATTAGGTTGTAGACTAGTGCTTCTTTGAGTAAGTTTTCATGTGTCAAGTAAACACAACCTACCATTAATTTTTGAAAGCTAGTTTAGTGCCATCATGTGCTCAGCTCGCCTGTTTTTTTCTAGTGTTGTGTCTATGTGTGCGAGGGAGAAAGAGAGAATCGACTTGGTGGGTCACTTAGCAAACGTAGGAAAGTTTGATTTATAACGGTTAGGTTGTAGACTAGTGTTTCTTTGAGTAAGTTTTCATGTGCTAACTAAACATACCCTACAACTTCTTGTTGACGACCACATTTTTTCTATTACTGGCTAAGGAACCTACTTTTTATCTGAAAATTAATTGCCTTGAATCTATGCATCTACTTTTTTTTCCCCTTTTTGGGCGATGTTTTATTGTTTTGTTGGGGGTACATTGCAGTGTCTGTGGAATGTGTGAGCATATGTAATCTAAACAAAGGAGACGGGAATGTATTTTGAAACTAGTTTAGTTCTCGTTCTTGCCATCGTGTACTCACTCACCTGTTATGGAGTTTTCTAGTGTTCTGTGTATGTGTATGTGAGGCAGAAAGAGAGAATCCACTTGGTGGGTCACTGAAAAACGTAGGAAAGGTGGATTGAGAGTGATTAGGTTGTAGACTAGTGCTTTTTTGAGTAAGTTTTTATGTGCCAACCAAACACATCCTACCTTTCTTGTTTAGGACCACAGTTAACCTACTTTTTATCTGAAATTAATTGCTTTGAATCCATGCATCCGTTTTTTTTTTTCATTTTTGGTCAATTTTTAATTGTTTTGCGTGGCTACATTGCAGTGTCTGTGGAATGTGTGAACATATGCAAT
It encodes:
- the LOC106317243 gene encoding putative pectinesterase/pectinesterase inhibitor 26, which codes for MKMVGRIFLLFLSIVVTVVIAGKAPPPTFTETGKALAEKLCEKSEDKAFCVASLTSRHESETATAPKLGVIALSVASTNASDTSFYIKSKLKQRNLEPALEDTLDDCSKNYLDAVAQLDDSLAALLANAFIDVDIWLNTAISDGEACEDALSERAGNDAELARRNTNFLKLCKDALLINTILTP